The genomic stretch AAGAACGCCAGGGGTcactctcccccccccccccccacctgcCTGAAACAGTGGTTCCATTTGAACAATTTCATAGTGGAAACCGTAAAAGAACAAATCAATACGAAAGAGCCAGATCAATAACTAGAGCGTTAAAGAGTACGTCAACATCTTTCTTTTTGGCGACTATGGCTAAAGGaattaatgaaaatttgttTGGTTTTGATATCTTTTAGTGTTTTGTCTTACATTTAATGCAAGTGTTATGCGAGctgctaacgcatttgtgctttttaaataaacgaactgaataaaaaaagtgTTATGCGAATGTATGGCACCGATTTTACAAGTCGTAATAGTAAAGAATTTCGGataaaattaatatattttGTTTCAACCACATTCTTAGATAAGTCATTTAATTATActaaaagttttgttttctttcctcCCACTTTTACaatcttttttgtttgttttttattttctctCTCTAATTTCTTAGCTTTGCGAATTTCTTCACACAGTTTTTTCTTTTCTAAACGCTCCACTGCTCGTGCAACAGCAGCCctctttttattttcaatttctgcTTCTTTTTCTCGTTTACGTTCCAATCTTTTCTGCACATTCAACCGCTTTTGATTTTCTGCatcttgtttttgtttttcgttCGCAAGCAGTTCCTGCATACGTTCATGTGCAGTGAGAACCACGGTTGAAGAGTGTTTATAATTTCGATGCTTCTTGTTCCGTTTCGGTGTTGCAGGCAAATCAAATATATCAGAAAACTCGCATTTACGTTTAGCAGCATTCTCACAATTATTTGTAATATCAACTAACGTTGGTAAAGTCGTGATATTACCAGCAtcagagttatctaaatatagaATAAAAAGGCAATAATTAAATTGCAAGCATCTCAAGTCAAAATATGTTTTTCTTACCATCGACAAAGCCGTTTTCATAAGTTGCATTTGCAGTCTCTTGTAGCTCATCCCTATTTGCAGTCTCTTGTAGCTCATCCCTTGCGACAACAGGAATGTCTTTACTATTTGTAGAGCAAGATTGTTCTAAAGTGAAAAAATCAAACTTGTTTGTATTAAATTACCTACTACTCAAAATGTATAGTTTGTATTTTAATTCGTCTAGTTCCATTAGAAAGCTAGGAAAATTTTCTATCGAACACCAAACTCACAACTTTCAGTTAGTTAAGTTTCGGAAAGCTAAATAGTGGATATCATTACTTTAACATTTACGATCTTTCGTTCAAAAGTGCTGATTAATTTGTTTAATTAAACTGccattttttatctatttatatcTCGCATTAGTTCTAATTCATACTAACTCAACTCATCTGTAAAAGTGAGGAAAATTCGAGAGAAAAAATCCTAAAATAATTGAATATCCTAAAATCATCCATATatgtgaatttagtattcttttataAGTATAATAATGTTAGTTAAGTGACTGTGTGTATTTCATACCTCTGACAAGCGTAGCCGCATCTTGTGGTATTGAATAACGGGAGATTATATTAGAATATACGTGCAACAGCGCTTCATCTTCCTTTGTCACAGGCACGTAATTCTGGTTTTTAAATTGATCCAACTTTGCTTCGCCGATTATTTCGATCAATTCTTCAATAGCAGAAACTGGGATCAATATCATTGAGGTCAGCGAGTCGTCGAAACCAAGAGTTTGAGATTCTTTCTCCCGCGCACCTTGTTGATTTCCGGTCGCCATGTTTGTATTTTCATGACTATCGTCTATATACTCTCCTGGTTGTACTAATATGTCAACTGTGCTTTCCATTAACTTCTGGTTCTTGGCAATGCATTTGGTGTAATCAACACTATCCGCATCGAACGGATACAACCCACATACCCTAAAAGCATTTTGTATGGTAGACTGCTTCAACGCCGCTTTCATCGCTTTGTCCAGCAAGGATCCAAAGTTTACAATGGTTACGAATTCTGACTTGTGTTTCGATTTCCAAGTATCCACCACTTGTGACCAGCTATTTTTCAAAGGTCTAAATATACCTACATCCGCCGGTTGCAGTATTCGCGTAGCATTTGGAATCAGTGCTATAAGAATGATTCCTAATTTTGCACAGACATCTGCCGCTTCAAAGGCAGTATGCGACTTGTGTCCGTCAACGAAATATATTATAGGCAATTTAACGTTTCTTCTGAGCAAAGCAGGATGAAAAACTTTTTGTATATAAAGAACGAAGTTTTTTGTATCCATCCATCCAGCGTCTGAGCATCCAAGACCCCAATGTCCCGGAAAACTTTGAATAATGTCTTTTCGAAGTCTTTTGTACGGAAGGATCACATCCGGCGGAACCACCGTACCATCGGCAGCGAATGAGAATAATACGGTTATGTTTTGTTTGGAGTTTGCTGGCTCAACGATTGACACATTTTTATTTCCTTTGGTAGCAATAACCCTTTTTGGGATTGGGTTTATGCAAAAGCCACTCTCGTCGCCGTTGAAGACACGAGATGGATCATTAAGCACATCACTGAGTTCGTTTTCAGCTAAATACTCCGAAACAGTTTTAAACCATTCTCTTATATTGTGCTCAGAAACTTTAGCACTTGCCGATGTAACACCTTCGGGTGTCCGGAAAGAAATTTGGGGATGACGTTTCATAAAACACTTTACCCAACGTCTACCTGTAACagaaaaaatcatgtatttggAGAGAATATATAGTATAGTAAAACCAGGGATGCTTCCATTACACTCAGGTACAACGTATAGCGAAGCTCATAAGAATTTTATTATGAAGTATAGAAAAGTAATGAAACTATGTTTCCATGCGATTAATATAAAGATATACGACTATTGTGATTATCTTAACATTTTATAAGCTATTGCATATGCGTGTCGATTGAATTTTATGCGAGCATCTTTTGATTTccataaacacaaaaaaatgtataattttGACTTATGAAAAATCAAAGGTGCTTTATGGAgtcatagcaaaccgatttgacgaaataaatgccgtttcataagataattttaatatttacgtATGCCTTACACGGAAAATAATCtgttcataaatttatgaacaaaaggtcacgatttcgtgaactgaatgaATGACGAAAACCGTGAATaaattcctgaaattatgaataataaacctattcatgaaactatttgtgttttataAAAACTAGCTCGCCCCAagtatatacatggcgttacattagaatgtttggttgggtttctgttgttgttccctggacatgtttttgttgtgattcttgttcatgatttgggaatacatagCCGACAGTCAAAAGttgttcaatatttcaaaaacttATTCGTGATTCtggtgatttctcatcacgtcaccgcactattttattcatgagttctgttgtttattttctgtCAGATTAGCGGGATTaaggttcatgatttcaggattcgtaatttctattcacgttatcgtgatattttagtcatgagtagagtgattcatgttcatgatttaaggatcttagtcacaattttagatatttttgtcacggattgtgtgatttatgttcatgatttcaggattttagtcacgatttttataactttctgttcatgttatcgtgacaTTTTAGTTATGAATagagtaattcatgttcatgatttcaggatcttagtcacgattttagatattttatcacgagttgtgtgatttatggTCATGATTTCAaggtcttagtcacgatttttgtaatttctgttcatgttatcgtgatattttattttagaccTTACTTAttctgtgaactatttcacgcacactatttggggttCTCAGTCCGGTTTCCATTTCTGTCCAGGCATCACAAATAACCTTATCAAGTGAATAACGATGGTCGATGTTTGAGGTTCTAATAGTTTCTTTTATATTTACTGCTAGTACCTATTAATGGTCGCTAGCAGGTGGGcatttcataaaaaagtgcatggaacaaaaatgattccacgaataatactccaaattttgtgaaagagttcacgtgaaaattgcattaccatgttgcatgaaattttaaatgattaaggatatcttctaaatatctgTAGAACgcaaaatagattgtaaattatgtgctaggaatcatgaacgtgttcacgaatacatgaacaatattttatgatttcgtgaactatttcacaaaaacgaatggtaagttgtaactattatactaggtatcgtgaaccagttcacgaatacatgaattacATTTCATgattcgtgaactatttcacgagttcggatattggatcgtgactaatatattagacatcatgaattagttcacgaggattgaatggatttagGCATAACATTCcgattttcgtgaaatagttcaagaGAAAATATCAAGGAAATTTTGATTATGTGAACTAAGgttcctatatctatgaaaaacatcatgagtcaaccgttggttttatgaataatgttgataaagttgtgaactagttcgcgtactaTTAATTAAATTAGAAATGACTTGGAGGAGACCGTatctgaagttcacaaaacagaaacaaatatttccatgaataaaagcgttatgcgggcgttattgaaggtaaattgaacataatcatgaaacacattatttttgttcacagccctgttttcgtaacgtaaaaacgtgattgttccagaattcatggcactttattcacgattttgcaTTTCCATTACATTTTTTCCGTCTACTTGTGGCTGGAAAAGATATGATATTCTTATGAAATTCACTATGTTGTTTGCCTGAGTGTACATATCGCCTATAAATTTGTGCCATATAATTCATCAGTTTATTTTTACAAGCTCTATTTAGTTAACACACTATCAAATTGCAGACTTTTCACCAAATTGAACTATCACATAAGTGAACACTCTTCTTAAAAGTATAGAAAGGTTAAATTATGAAATTTTAGGTGAACTTGTGTTATAGAAAACAAGTGCATAAAAGACTCCCAGGAAATTCGATGTGAACATACATGTGATTGTGCACATTTCTGTGCTTGTTCAACATAACGTGAAATCAGGAAAATATACAAATCTTGTCCATTGATACCGTTGTGGAGCTAAATCAAATCCTAACCTTCCGGCACTTCGGCGACGTGCACTCTGTGCACTAGTAAGGCGCTGAGTGTACGTCGCTCTGAAAATCAAACAAAATCGTCTTTATGCACTATCGGCCAAAGAACCATTCATGCGACTTCAGGATATAACGGAAACAGTAAATTTTACCTGGAATGTTGTCTCGAAACGGATTCGGTCTAGGGTGGGCTTC from Topomyia yanbarensis strain Yona2022 unplaced genomic scaffold, ASM3024719v1 HiC_scaffold_464, whole genome shotgun sequence encodes the following:
- the LOC131695592 gene encoding uncharacterized protein LOC131695592, with translation MTQYHAEKHHGIPTATVRYRLSNKFKNKGRTGPFPVLTDREEIEIVYWLQQMERKGFPISRNCLISKVSSFLEAHPRPNPFRDNIPGRRWVKCFMKRHPQISFRTPEGVTSASAKVSEHNIREWFKTVSEYLAENELSDVLNDPSRVFNGDESGFCINPIPKRVIATKGNKNVSIVEPANSKQNITVLFSFAADGTVVPPDVILPYKRLRKDIIQSFPGHWGLGCSDAGWMDTKNFVLYIQKVFHPALLRRNVKLPIIYFVDGHKSHTAFEAADVCAKLGIILIALIPNATRILQPADVGIFRPLKNSWSQVVDTWKSKHKSEFVTIVNFGSLLDKAMKAALKQSTIQNAFRVCGLYPFDADSVDYTKCIAKNQKLMESTVDILVQPGEYIDDSHENTNMATGNQQGAREKESQTLGFDDSLTSMILIPVSAIEELIEIIGEAKLDQFKNQNYVPVTKEDEALLHVYSNIISRYSIPQDAATLVREQSCSTNSKDIPVVARDELQETANRDELQETANATYENGFVDDNSDAGNITTLPTLVDITNNCENAAKRKCEFSDIFDLPATPKRNKKHRNYKHSSTVVLTAHERMQELLANEKQKQDAENQKRLNVQKRLERKREKEAEIENKKRAAVARAVERLEKKKLCEEIRKAKKLERENKKQTKKIVKVGGKKTKLLV